In the genome of Raphanus sativus cultivar WK10039 chromosome 4, ASM80110v3, whole genome shotgun sequence, one region contains:
- the LOC108853371 gene encoding non-specific lipid-transfer protein 2-like, translated as MKFTGVVCIAFVIVLVSALAPTKAVLEEKAECIPTELLSCLPAIQTGSQPTADCCGKLKEQESCLCGYIRNPLFSQYVTSENAHKTLASCGIPYPTC; from the coding sequence ATGAAGTTCACAGGAGTAGTATGCATTGCGTTTGTGATAGTTCTTGTGTCAGCTTTAGCTCCGACCAAAGCAGTCTTGGAAGAGAAAGCAGAATGCATCCCAACAGAACTTTTGTCATGCTTACCAGCAATACAAACCGGAAGTCAACCGACCGCCGATTGCTGTGGGAAACTGAAAGAACAAGAGTCATGTTTGTGTGGTTACATCCGGAATCCATTATTTTCTCAATATGTTACTTCTGAAAATGCTCATAAGACTTTAGCGAGTTGTGGTATACCTTATCCTACttgttaa
- the LOC108855175 gene encoding non-specific lipid-transfer protein 2-like: MCWNPISMKFTGVVCIAFVIVLVSALAPTKAVLEEKAECIPTELLSCLPAIQTGSQPTADCCGKLKEQESCLCGYIRNPLFSQYVTSENAHKTLANCGIPYPTC; encoded by the coding sequence ATGTGTTGGAACCCAATATCCATGAAGTTCACAGGAGTAGTATGCATTGCGTTTGTGATAGTTCTTGTGTCCGCTTTAGCTCCGACCAAAGCAGTCTTGGAAGAGAAAGCGGAATGCATCCCAACAGAACTTTTGTCATGCTTACCAGCAATACAAACCGGAAGTCAACCGACCGCCGATTGCTGTGGAAAACTGAAAGAACAAGAGTCATGTTTGTGTGGTTACATCCGGAATCCATTATTTTCTCAGTATGTTACTTCTGAAAATGCTCATAAGACTTTAGCGAATTGTGGTATACCTTATCCTACttgttaa
- the LOC108853369 gene encoding non-specific lipid-transfer protein 2-like, translating to MCWNPISMKFTGLVCIAFVIVLVSALAPTKAVLEEKAECIPTELLSCLPAIQTGSQPTADCCGKLKEQESCLCGYIRNPLFSQYVTSENAHKTLASCGIPYPTC from the coding sequence ATGTGTTGGAACCCAATATCCATGAAGTTCACAGGATTAGTATGCATTGCGTTTGTGATAGTTCTTGTGTCGGCTTTAGCTCCGACCAAAGCAGTCTTGGAAGAGAAAGCAGAATGCATCCCAACAGAACTTTTGTCATGCTTACCAGCAATACAAACCGGAAGTCAACCGACCGCCGATTGCTGTGGAAAACTGAAAGAACAAGAGTCATGTTTGTGTGGTTACATCCGGAATCCATTATTTTCTCAGTATGTTACTTCTGAAAATGCTCATAAGACTTTAGCGAGTTGTGGTATACCTTATCCTACttgttaa
- the LOC108855174 gene encoding uncharacterized protein LOC108855174 — translation MTQKCTIDQIKGFLIDLQSQLDDIKESKKDTDDLQSELDATIQSKKDNEGLRQPSSWWGRIREAVKKGLKVKKETSTHASDSGEGSQGGSRKSKRSPRQDQEDANLEISKLQNDIRQMKAAFEKLDNFQSSISKSLKTEVPLNKLKAILSKTDSVKSRARDLKEIRRKVLNLKGQIPSLLKKQSSIGLSVTDSQTAEENGEIVETGSDIFLPSLHAETESDISVDFKHSSAFEEVVDTFEVLEFQHMLCLLSLAVFPENKEVKKTMLMYWWIGEGFIAYEESENTVTTILDEFSRKGLIEAVEDERKLKPSGYKMDPHVHAAVVYLARRMELFDLYSKGKLKMKRSERNNVCLVKGSSLQPEAKASKMRPKDLNSVFNSSERYPDFTFKWFPEMETLKVLYLGRWERTAQRHIEVESTKFLKDMKSLKNLRLVSFQGISRIENLKDLTCSLPELVILDLRACYNLEGLPKDIGSLESLVYLDVSECYMLDRMPPEVSRLRRLQVLKGFVISESDDEKECAVKYLVELRKLSITVNRYDFRVEDFMESLKDLEQLESLKIAWGARFRDETQKHNKDLKEGEDDDDDDDEAQKKGQRSEEKKDGNIEEGKKRHDEVNAESLKSVEGDKGNAAQEEGKNVNEDKGKAGTEEEGKKQDKVDEEKSRSEDGVEGVKKGIPSSESTNTIESKKTYDKQEEKRDGEKEKVNPEEEKKKDEVKEVTSKPEDEKKSPPQESSKDTVQSKADEGDKQEEIRDGEKDKTKGEKKDEKTSPPQEFKHTVTNKPDDHHIQEEKRDGEKDIIEEERKTSPAQESKDTVQNKPDEGEKQEEKIFKTEGEKKVELKAENSEPGKVDKKTSPPQESKDTVQSKPDDDHHIQEEKRDGEKDITEEEKKTSPAQESKDTIQSKADDHKENSKVQEKGDGEKIKPALKKPDDDEGEAKTQKLDKNKLSKKVSFSEEPRAPVQKKPATKESGSRTSKLFTMKKTETKKLGKGMKEDLGIGTSKLPSSLKKLELECYPKKEPPVWLNPKTLDNLTKLSIKGGNLSKFSDEPLNAENKCGVEILRLKYLHEFKAEWKDLQTLFPRLKLLEKFKCPKVAFCPTDGHGVWRSHP, via the coding sequence ATGACGCAAAAATGTACTATCGATCAGATTAAAGGCTTCCTAATTGACCTGCAGTCTCAGTTAGATGACATAAAAGAATCCAAGAAAGATACCGACGACTTACAGTCTGAGTTAGATGCTACAATTCAATCCAAGAAAGATAACGAGGGACTCAGACAACCATCTTCTTGGTGGGGACGGATCAGAGAAGCAGTAAAAAAAGGTTTAAAAGTGAAGAAAGAGACGTCCACCCATGCAAGTGACAGCGGGGAAGGCAGCCAAGGCGGAAGCAGAAAGAGCAAGAGAAGCCCCCGCCAAGATCAAGAAGATGCAAACCTCGAGATCTCGAAACTGCAAAACGACATTCGTCAGATGAAGGCTGCGTTTGAGAAACTGGATAACTTCCAAAGCAGTATCAGCAAGTCGTTGAAGACCGAAGTGCCTTTAAACAAACTAAAAGCAATACTATCCAAGACTGATTCGGTCAAGTCCCGAGCTCGGGATCTCAAGGAAATCAGAAGAAAGGTCCTTAACTTGAAGGGTCAGATCCCATCATTGCTGAAGAAACAATCATCCATAGGTTTAAGCGTCACGGATTCTCAAACCGCTGAGGAAAACGGTGAGATCGTTGAGACAGGGAGCGACATATTCTTGCCTTCCCTCCACGCTGAGACAGAGAGCGACATATCCGTTGATTTCAAACACTCGTCAGCCTTTGAAGAAGTTGTGGATACGTTTGAAGTCCTTGAGTTTCAACACATGCTATGCTTGCTGTCCTTGGCCGTGTTCCCGGAGAACAAAGAGGTTAAAAAGACAATGCTGATGTATTGGTGGATCGGAGAAGGTTTCATCGCCTACGAAGAGTCCGAGAACACGGTGACGACGATTCTTGATGAATTTTCAAGAAAAGGATTGATTGAGGCGGTGGAAGACGAGAGGAAACTAAAACCGAGTGGTTACAAGATGGATCCTCACGTGCACGCTGCGGTTGTGTACCTAGCCAGGCGTATGGAGCTGTTTGATCTCTATTCCAAAGGGAAGCTTAAGATGAAACGTTCAGAGAGGAACAACGTCTGCCTAGTAAAAGGCTCCTCGTTGCAACCAGAGGCTAAAGCATCTAAGATGCGACCCAAAGATTTGAACTCTGTTTTCAATTCCTCCGAACGTTACCCTGATTTCACGTTCAAGTGGTTCCCGGAGATGGAAACGCTTAAGGTGCTTTATTTAGGAAGATGGGAACGCACAGCACAGCGTCACATTGAAGTCGAGAGCACAAAGTTTCTCAAGGATATGAAGTCTCTGAAGAATCTGAGGCTCGTGAGTTTTCAAGGGATCTCGAGGATCGAGAACCTCAAAGATCTCACTTGCTCGCTTCCGGAGCTGGTTATCTTGGATCTTAGAGCGTGCTACAATCTAGAGGGTCTTCCTAAAGACATAGGCTCGCTGGAGAGTCTGGTATACTTGGATGTATCGGAGTGCTATATGCTAGACCGCATGCCTCCAGAGGTTTCACGTCTTAGGAGACTACAAGTTCTTAAGGGGTTTGTGATTAGTGAGTCCGATGATGAAAAAGAGTGTGCGGTTAAATACTTGGTGGAGCTAAGGAAGCTAAGCATTACAGTAAACAGATATGATTTCAGGGTGGAAGATTTTATGGAGTCGTTGAAAGACCTGGAGCAACTTGAGAGCCTGAAAATAGCATGGGGGGCTCGGTTCCGGGATGAAACTCAGAAACATAATAAAGATCTaaaggaaggagaagatgatgatgatgatgatgatgaagcgCAAAAGAAGGGACAGAGAAGCGAGGAGAAGAAGGATGGAAATATAGAAGAAGGAAAGAAGCGCCATGATGAGGTTAATGCAGAGAGCTTGAAGTCTGTTGAGGGAGACAAGGGGAATGCTGCTCAAGAGGAAGGAAAGAATGTGAATGAAGATAAGGGGAAGGCTGGtacagaagaagaaggaaagaaACAAGATAAGGTAGATGAAGAGAAATCAAGATCAGAAGATGGTGTTGAAGGAGTTAAAAAGGGGATTCCATCCTCAGAATCAACAAACACAATAGAGAGCAAGAAAACATATGACaaacaagaagagaaaagagatggTGAAAAGGAGAAGGTTAAtccagaagaagaaaagaagaaagatgaggTGAAAGAAGTGACCTCGAAACCAGAAGATGAGAAAAAAAGTCCACCACAAGAATCATCCAAAGACACTGTACAGAGCAAGGCAGATGAAGGTGACAAACAAGAAGAGATAAGAGACggagaaaaagataaaacaaaaggagagaagaaagatgagaaaacaAGTCCACCACAAGAGTTCAAACATACTGTCACGAACAAGCCAGATGATCATCACAtacaagaagagaaaagagacgGAGAAAAGGATATAATAGAGGAAGAAAGGAAGACAAGTCCGGCGCAAGAATCCAAAGACACTGTACAGAACAAGCCAGATGAAGGTGAAAAacaagaagagaaaatatttaaaacagaAGGAGAGAAGAAAGTTGAGTTAAAAGCAGAGAACTCTGAACCAGGCAAGGTAGATAAGAAGACAAGTCCACCACAAGAATCCAAAGACACTGTACAGAGCAAGCCAGATGATGATCATCACAtacaagaagagaaaagagacgGAGAAAAGGATAtaacagaagaagaaaagaagacaaGTCCGGCGCAAGAATCCAAAGACACGATCCAGAGCAAGGCAGATGATCACAAAGAAAACAGCAAAGTGCAGGAAAAAGGAGATGGAGAAAAGATCAAGCCTGCTTTAAAGAAgcctgatgatgatgaaggagAAGCAAAGACTCAGAAGTTAGACAAGAACAAGCTTAGTAAGAAAGTAAGCTTTTCTGAAGAACCGAGAGCTCCTGTTCAGAAGAAGCCAGCTACCAAGGAATCTGGATCAAGAACATCAAAACTGTTCACTATGAAAAAAACTGAAACCAAGAAACTGGGGAAAGGAATGAAAGAAGATTTGGGGATAGGCACCTCTAAGCTTCCTTCTAGCTTGAAGAAGTTAGAGCTAGAATGCTACCCTAAAAAGGAACCTCCAGTTTGGTTAAATCCCAAAACACTTGACAATCTTACAAAGCTCTCGATCAAAGGAGGAAACCTTAGCAAATTCAGTGACGAACCTTTAAATGCAGAAAACAAATGTGGCGTTGAGATCTTACGTTTGAAGTACTTACATGAATTCAAGGCTGAGTGGAAAGATCTGCAGACACTGTTTCCACGACTGAAGCTGTTGGAGAAATTTAAATGCCCGAAAGTCGCATTCTGTCCCACAGATGGTCATGGTGTCTGGAGATCACATCCATAG